The genomic segment TACTATGGTTATAATAACCATAATTAAAATAATTCATGAACAAAGTTAAAAACCCTTCATTTTTTTTTCTGTTTTTAGGTTTATCTTAGTCTAACCATTTATACTTTTTTATAAAATGAGGCTTTATTATCAACATTTTCAGAAATAAAAGAAAGACTTCACCCCTATTATGTCGCATATATTGATGACCAAACTAAAAACCGACAGGGGTGAAGTCACAAAAGATTTTACGATTTTGAAGGAATACCAATGTGCAGAGGTAGATATAAAATGGTATATTAGATCAATGATTTTACTGCAAAAAGCTAATTTTTCGCTTCAAAAGAAATTTTTCGAATCATCTAAAGCTCGATTTCCGCCGAAATAAGGCTTCCTAATCCAAGGGCCCTCCTGGCCCTTGATTAGCTCATCATCTCCTCTAATGAGGCCTTATTTTGTCGGAAATCTCGCTAAGATGATTTGGCAAAAAATTTCTATGCTTCTTAAAATTAGCTTTTTAGCTTTTTGTAATACAGTTATTACCTTTTTTGGCTAAAAATTGATAGATTAAAAATACTGTAAAAAAGCCAAAAACGAAAGACTAAAAGGAATAAAAAACCCATATCGATTGACCAAAACACCAGATAAGAGAGGAATACCCATTCCAATCAATTTTTCCAAAGAACTAACACTCCCAAAAAACTTCCCCCTTTTCTCACGAGGAACTAATTTCATCAGAAATGAATAATGATGCAGGAACCAGACTGTATTGCCAATCGAATAAAAAATGAAAGCAGCAATGATCATCCAATAACTTTTAGCCAGACTCATTAAACCTGCAAATAATACAATCCCATATTATTGGGCAATTCTAACCTCAGAAATTTTTGACCCTAAATTTTTACTATATAACCCGGTAAAAATTACAACCAGAGATGAAACAATCTTTAAAACCAAAACATCCATGACTGTTCCCTGCATTTTATCTAAAATGTAGTAACTTGTCACTAACATTGAAGCAAAATTAAGTCCAACAAAAATTAAAATTTGTGCTAAGGCCACTAAATATAATTCGCGCGGGAAATTAATTGCAGCCTTATGTTTTGTAATCTCTATCAGTTCAACCCATTTCAAAAATTTATATGGAATCAATGCAACAAATAAAAATCCGATACCACAAATCAAAAAAACAACTCGAAAAGCAAAAATCGAAGTAAATTTATATGTCAATAAATAACCTATAAAAGAATAAAAAATCAAAGTAAAAACTTCCGGTGTAATCAGATGATATGTATAAATTAAACTTTGCTTATCCTTTGAAAAAATTTCATTTTCATAAACCTTATAAACAGGATTCAGTATATTTGTAATCCTACCAGCTATTGATCCCAACACAAAATGAAAGGGAGTAGATGCCAAACTATAAATTAATGGAGGTAAACTTTCTGTAAGCCAATCCAGACTCATTCCTATATTGGGAGATATTTTGTCCAAAAATCTGCTCAAGATAAATGTTAATATTACATCAACTAATGCTGTGATACTAAAAATTGCTCCCGCAGTTATTATATTAATGCCTAATTTATTCATGAATATTGGTAGGAGTACTGTATAGATTAATAAAATTCCGCCAAACCAATGCATAACCATGTATTTAATTATAGAATTATCAAGAGCTAAAAATTCCGTCAGCGGAATAGTTATCAATTCTGTATAATTAATTACCTTTTTTACTATTGCTTTCATGCAACATACCTCCAGTATGTGTCTATTTCTTATAACTTTTCTTTAAAGTGGACTTTCTGCGAACCTAAATAAACTATTTTACCTTCACGCTCTTTTATCATAGTTCCATTTTGTTAAGCAAGTTGCGTTTTATGATAAAGTCAACGTTAGTTTCAGGTTTTAAACAAATCTTTCTATTTTCAATGCTATCATAGCCCAAATCCATACTAACCAGCAGGGGGAGTGAAATAACTTTTTTAACACGGTGAATAGCATTAGCCAGAAATTCGGTAGTACCATTTTGAAAGTGATCCTTTCAAGAACACAACTCTACAAATATAAGATCAAAAAAGCTATGAAGGACCGTAACGCTAGATATATGTTATTAGGTATTATGGAGATTGATGATACTTTTTTGGGAGTCCCATCTAGAGCGGTAAACATGGTCGTGAAACAGAAAAAACTAAAGTTATATGTACTATATTCCTTTATGAAGAAGGCCGCCCTAAGTATTTGAAAATGGCTGAGAATTCCCAGTTTCTCAAATGACTGCATACTGTATTGGTAATGCCAGTGCTTTTATAGAAGGTACTTATCATGAATTAGGCAGAAAGCATCTTCAGTCTTATTGGAAGAATTCTTGTTATCGTTTTAATCCTCGCTGGATGCAGAACTGACTGTTTGACAGGCTTCTAGTAGCAGGCACTTCAACTCCTACGATTACCTATGCTGAATTAACTGCATAGCCATAAAAATTATTAAGAATCCGAAATAAATATATTTTCCTTAATAATACTTCTATTTTCGCCCGTTTTTTCCCTTTTTTAATCTTACAAATT from the Anoxybacter fermentans genome contains:
- a CDS encoding MFS transporter, which gives rise to MKAIVKKVINYTELITIPLTEFLALDNSIIKYMVMHWFGGILLIYTVLLPIFMNKLGINIITAGAIFSITALVDVILTFILSRFLDKISPNIGMSLDWLTESLPPLIYSLASTPFHFVLGSIAGRITNILNPVYKVYENEIFSKDKQSLIYTYHLITPEVFTLIFYSFIGYLLTYKFTSIFAFRVVFLICGIGFLFVALIPYKFLKWVELIEITKHKAAINFPRELYLVALAQILIFVGLNFASMLVTSYYILDKMQGTVMDVLVLKIVSSLVVIFTGLYSKNLGSKISEVRIAQ